In Ovis canadensis isolate MfBH-ARS-UI-01 breed Bighorn chromosome 11, ARS-UI_OviCan_v2, whole genome shotgun sequence, one genomic interval encodes:
- the ST6GALNAC2 gene encoding alpha-N-acetylgalactosaminide alpha-2,6-sialyltransferase 2 isoform X1: protein MGLQRGRLCWPLLLLAAAGSGILVALYSTVELHLGPRTGARNSTSSSQAFFGPKASNSGTRKNLLCQHALSLAVQRHPRFQNLFNLSTPVLLSGDLFTQQLWDSLSQHKAPYGWQGLSHQDVLHPLCLSRGAWCQASAGAGCQEESREGPSAPHGAPPCPTAITSTLSLLNGSESTRLFAVSRELLPGCIRCAVVGNGGILNGSRQGQNIDAHDYVFRLNGAVIKGFENDVGTKISFYGFTVNTMKNSLISYSNVGFTSVPQGQHLRYIFIPSDIRDYMMLRSAILGVRVPEGTDKGDSPAPTGPSTATAPAPSTSPRSTTALAAPFTSIVGPRPQTYFGPDSSAGKFKLLHPDFISYLRERFLKSKLINTKFGDLYMPSTGALMLLTALHTCDQVSAYGFITSNYQKFSDHYFDRMKKPLIFYANHDLSLEATLWRDLHKAGILWLYQR, encoded by the exons ATGGGGCTCCAGCGTGGCCGGCTCTGCTGGCCGCTGCTCCTGCTCGCGGCTGCCGGCTCCGGGATCCTGGTCGCCCTGTACTCGACGGTGGAGTTGCACCTGGGGCCCCGCACCGGAGCCAG GAACTCTACGTCATCGTCGCAAGCTTTCTTTGGACCCAAGGCATCAAATTCTGGGACAAGAAAG AACCTGCTCTGTCAACATGCACTTTCCCTCGCCGTTCAGCGGCACCCTCGCTTCCAGAATCTGTTTAACCTCTCCACTCCAGTGCTGCTGTCGGGGGACCTCTTCACCCAGCAGCTCTGGGACAGCCTGAGCCAGCACAAAGCCCCCTACGGCTGGCAGGGGCTCTCCCACCAAG ACGTCCTCCACCCTCTGTGCCTCTCGAGAGGGGCCTGGTGTCAGGCCTCAGCAGGTGCAGGGTGCCAGGAAGAGTCTCGAGAAGGCCCCAGTGCCCCTCATGGTGCCCCACCTTGTCCCACAgccatcacctccaccctcaGCCTCCTGAACGGCTCGGAGAGCACAAGGCTGTTCGCGGTCTCTAGGGAGCTGCTTCCTGGCTGCATCCGGTGTGCCGTGGTGGGTAACGGAGGCATTCTGAATGGCTCCCGCCAGGGTCAGAACATTGATGCCCATGACTACGTGTTCAG ACTCAATGGTGCGGTGATCAAAGGCTTCGAGAATGACGTGGGCACCAAGATTTCCTTCTATGGTTTCACCGTGAACACAATGAAGAACTCCCTCATCTCCTACTCGAACGTGGGCTTCACCTCTGTGCCGCAGGGACAG CACCTGCGCTATATCTTCATCCCCTCGGACATCCGTGACTACATGATGCTGAGATCCGCCATCCTGGGTGTGCGTGTCCCGGAGGGCACTGATAAAGGAGACAG CCCCGCCCCTACCGGTCCATCCACCGCCACCGCCCCAGCGCCTTCCACCTCTCCTCGCTCCACGACGGCTCTGGCCGCTCCGTTCACTTCTATCGTGGGTCCTAGGCCTCAGACCTACTTTGGACCGGACTCCTCTGCCGGCAAATTCAAGCTACTCCATCCAGACTTCATCAGCTACCTGAGAGAGAG GTTTTTGAAATCAAAGTTGATTAACACAAAATTTGGAGACCTATACATGCCTAGTACTGGGGCCCTCATGTTGCTGACAGCTTTGCATACCTGTGACCAG GTTAGCGCCTATGGATTCATCACCAGCAACTACCAGAAATTTTCTGACCACTATTTCGATCGAATGAAGAAGCCACTGATATTCTACGCAAACCACGACCTGTCCCTGGAAGCCACCCTTTGGAGGGACCTGCACAAGGCTGGCATCCTTTGGTTGTACCAGCGGTGA
- the ST6GALNAC2 gene encoding alpha-N-acetylgalactosaminide alpha-2,6-sialyltransferase 2 isoform X3 has protein sequence MGLQRGRLCWPLLLLAAAGSGILVALYSTVELHLGPRTGARNSTSSSQAFFGPKASNSGTRKNLLCQHALSLAVQRHPRFQNLFNLSTPVLLSGDLFTQQLWDSLSQHKAPYGWQGLSHQAITSTLSLLNGSESTRLFAVSRELLPGCIRCAVVGNGGILNGSRQGQNIDAHDYVFRLNGAVIKGFENDVGTKISFYGFTVNTMKNSLISYSNVGFTSVPQGQHLRYIFIPSDIRDYMMLRSAILGVRVPEGTDKGDSPAPTGPSTATAPAPSTSPRSTTALAAPFTSIVGPRPQTYFGPDSSAGKFKLLHPDFISYLRERFLKSKLINTKFGDLYMPSTGALMLLTALHTCDQVSAYGFITSNYQKFSDHYFDRMKKPLIFYANHDLSLEATLWRDLHKAGILWLYQR, from the exons ATGGGGCTCCAGCGTGGCCGGCTCTGCTGGCCGCTGCTCCTGCTCGCGGCTGCCGGCTCCGGGATCCTGGTCGCCCTGTACTCGACGGTGGAGTTGCACCTGGGGCCCCGCACCGGAGCCAG GAACTCTACGTCATCGTCGCAAGCTTTCTTTGGACCCAAGGCATCAAATTCTGGGACAAGAAAG AACCTGCTCTGTCAACATGCACTTTCCCTCGCCGTTCAGCGGCACCCTCGCTTCCAGAATCTGTTTAACCTCTCCACTCCAGTGCTGCTGTCGGGGGACCTCTTCACCCAGCAGCTCTGGGACAGCCTGAGCCAGCACAAAGCCCCCTACGGCTGGCAGGGGCTCTCCCACCAAG ccatcacctccaccctcaGCCTCCTGAACGGCTCGGAGAGCACAAGGCTGTTCGCGGTCTCTAGGGAGCTGCTTCCTGGCTGCATCCGGTGTGCCGTGGTGGGTAACGGAGGCATTCTGAATGGCTCCCGCCAGGGTCAGAACATTGATGCCCATGACTACGTGTTCAG ACTCAATGGTGCGGTGATCAAAGGCTTCGAGAATGACGTGGGCACCAAGATTTCCTTCTATGGTTTCACCGTGAACACAATGAAGAACTCCCTCATCTCCTACTCGAACGTGGGCTTCACCTCTGTGCCGCAGGGACAG CACCTGCGCTATATCTTCATCCCCTCGGACATCCGTGACTACATGATGCTGAGATCCGCCATCCTGGGTGTGCGTGTCCCGGAGGGCACTGATAAAGGAGACAG CCCCGCCCCTACCGGTCCATCCACCGCCACCGCCCCAGCGCCTTCCACCTCTCCTCGCTCCACGACGGCTCTGGCCGCTCCGTTCACTTCTATCGTGGGTCCTAGGCCTCAGACCTACTTTGGACCGGACTCCTCTGCCGGCAAATTCAAGCTACTCCATCCAGACTTCATCAGCTACCTGAGAGAGAG GTTTTTGAAATCAAAGTTGATTAACACAAAATTTGGAGACCTATACATGCCTAGTACTGGGGCCCTCATGTTGCTGACAGCTTTGCATACCTGTGACCAG GTTAGCGCCTATGGATTCATCACCAGCAACTACCAGAAATTTTCTGACCACTATTTCGATCGAATGAAGAAGCCACTGATATTCTACGCAAACCACGACCTGTCCCTGGAAGCCACCCTTTGGAGGGACCTGCACAAGGCTGGCATCCTTTGGTTGTACCAGCGGTGA
- the ST6GALNAC2 gene encoding alpha-N-acetylgalactosaminide alpha-2,6-sialyltransferase 2 isoform X2, whose translation MGLQRGRLCWPLLLLAAAGSGILVALYSTVELHLGPRTGARNSTSSSQAFFGPKASNSGTRKNLLCQHALSLAVQRHPRFQNLFNLSTPVLLSGDLFTQQLWDSLSQHKAPYGWQGLSHQDVLHPLCLSRGAWCQASAGAGCQEESREGPSAPHGAPPCPTAITSTLSLLNGSESTRLFAVSRELLPGCIRCAVVGNGGILNGSRQGQNIDAHDYVFRLNGAVIKGFENDVGTKISFYGFTVNTMKNSLISYSNVGFTSVPQGQHLRYIFIPSDIRDYMMLRSAILGVRVPEGTDKGDRPQTYFGPDSSAGKFKLLHPDFISYLRERFLKSKLINTKFGDLYMPSTGALMLLTALHTCDQVSAYGFITSNYQKFSDHYFDRMKKPLIFYANHDLSLEATLWRDLHKAGILWLYQR comes from the exons ATGGGGCTCCAGCGTGGCCGGCTCTGCTGGCCGCTGCTCCTGCTCGCGGCTGCCGGCTCCGGGATCCTGGTCGCCCTGTACTCGACGGTGGAGTTGCACCTGGGGCCCCGCACCGGAGCCAG GAACTCTACGTCATCGTCGCAAGCTTTCTTTGGACCCAAGGCATCAAATTCTGGGACAAGAAAG AACCTGCTCTGTCAACATGCACTTTCCCTCGCCGTTCAGCGGCACCCTCGCTTCCAGAATCTGTTTAACCTCTCCACTCCAGTGCTGCTGTCGGGGGACCTCTTCACCCAGCAGCTCTGGGACAGCCTGAGCCAGCACAAAGCCCCCTACGGCTGGCAGGGGCTCTCCCACCAAG ACGTCCTCCACCCTCTGTGCCTCTCGAGAGGGGCCTGGTGTCAGGCCTCAGCAGGTGCAGGGTGCCAGGAAGAGTCTCGAGAAGGCCCCAGTGCCCCTCATGGTGCCCCACCTTGTCCCACAgccatcacctccaccctcaGCCTCCTGAACGGCTCGGAGAGCACAAGGCTGTTCGCGGTCTCTAGGGAGCTGCTTCCTGGCTGCATCCGGTGTGCCGTGGTGGGTAACGGAGGCATTCTGAATGGCTCCCGCCAGGGTCAGAACATTGATGCCCATGACTACGTGTTCAG ACTCAATGGTGCGGTGATCAAAGGCTTCGAGAATGACGTGGGCACCAAGATTTCCTTCTATGGTTTCACCGTGAACACAATGAAGAACTCCCTCATCTCCTACTCGAACGTGGGCTTCACCTCTGTGCCGCAGGGACAG CACCTGCGCTATATCTTCATCCCCTCGGACATCCGTGACTACATGATGCTGAGATCCGCCATCCTGGGTGTGCGTGTCCCGGAGGGCACTGATAAAGGAGACAG GCCTCAGACCTACTTTGGACCGGACTCCTCTGCCGGCAAATTCAAGCTACTCCATCCAGACTTCATCAGCTACCTGAGAGAGAG GTTTTTGAAATCAAAGTTGATTAACACAAAATTTGGAGACCTATACATGCCTAGTACTGGGGCCCTCATGTTGCTGACAGCTTTGCATACCTGTGACCAG GTTAGCGCCTATGGATTCATCACCAGCAACTACCAGAAATTTTCTGACCACTATTTCGATCGAATGAAGAAGCCACTGATATTCTACGCAAACCACGACCTGTCCCTGGAAGCCACCCTTTGGAGGGACCTGCACAAGGCTGGCATCCTTTGGTTGTACCAGCGGTGA
- the ST6GALNAC2 gene encoding alpha-N-acetylgalactosaminide alpha-2,6-sialyltransferase 2 isoform X7, translated as MGLQRGRLCWPLLLLAAAGSGILVALYSTVELHLGPRTGARNSTSSSQAFFGPKASNSGTRKNLLCQHALSLAVQRHPRFQNLFNLSTPVLLSGDLFTQQLWDSLSQHKAPYGWQGLSHQAITSTLSLLNGSESTRLFAVSRELLPGCIRCAVVGNGGILNGSRQGQNIDAHDYVFRLNGAVIKGFENDVGTKISFYGFTVNTMKNSLISYSNVGFTSVPQGQHLRYIFIPSDIRDYMMLRSAILGVRVPEGTDKGDSPAPTGPSTATAPAPSTSPRSTTALAAPFTSIVGPRPQTYFGPDSSAGKFKLLHPDFISYLRERLAPMDSSPATTRNFLTTISIE; from the exons ATGGGGCTCCAGCGTGGCCGGCTCTGCTGGCCGCTGCTCCTGCTCGCGGCTGCCGGCTCCGGGATCCTGGTCGCCCTGTACTCGACGGTGGAGTTGCACCTGGGGCCCCGCACCGGAGCCAG GAACTCTACGTCATCGTCGCAAGCTTTCTTTGGACCCAAGGCATCAAATTCTGGGACAAGAAAG AACCTGCTCTGTCAACATGCACTTTCCCTCGCCGTTCAGCGGCACCCTCGCTTCCAGAATCTGTTTAACCTCTCCACTCCAGTGCTGCTGTCGGGGGACCTCTTCACCCAGCAGCTCTGGGACAGCCTGAGCCAGCACAAAGCCCCCTACGGCTGGCAGGGGCTCTCCCACCAAG ccatcacctccaccctcaGCCTCCTGAACGGCTCGGAGAGCACAAGGCTGTTCGCGGTCTCTAGGGAGCTGCTTCCTGGCTGCATCCGGTGTGCCGTGGTGGGTAACGGAGGCATTCTGAATGGCTCCCGCCAGGGTCAGAACATTGATGCCCATGACTACGTGTTCAG ACTCAATGGTGCGGTGATCAAAGGCTTCGAGAATGACGTGGGCACCAAGATTTCCTTCTATGGTTTCACCGTGAACACAATGAAGAACTCCCTCATCTCCTACTCGAACGTGGGCTTCACCTCTGTGCCGCAGGGACAG CACCTGCGCTATATCTTCATCCCCTCGGACATCCGTGACTACATGATGCTGAGATCCGCCATCCTGGGTGTGCGTGTCCCGGAGGGCACTGATAAAGGAGACAG CCCCGCCCCTACCGGTCCATCCACCGCCACCGCCCCAGCGCCTTCCACCTCTCCTCGCTCCACGACGGCTCTGGCCGCTCCGTTCACTTCTATCGTGGGTCCTAGGCCTCAGACCTACTTTGGACCGGACTCCTCTGCCGGCAAATTCAAGCTACTCCATCCAGACTTCATCAGCTACCTGAGAGAGAG GTTAGCGCCTATGGATTCATCACCAGCAACTACCAGAAATTTTCTGACCACTATTTCGATCGAATGA
- the ST6GALNAC2 gene encoding alpha-N-acetylgalactosaminide alpha-2,6-sialyltransferase 2 isoform X8, with the protein MGLQRGRLCWPLLLLAAAGSGILVALYSTVELHLGPRTGARNSTSSSQAFFGPKASNSGTRKNLLCQHALSLAVQRHPRFQNLFNLSTPVLLSGDLFTQQLWDSLSQHKAPYGWQGLSHQAITSTLSLLNGSESTRLFAVSRELLPGCIRCAVVGNGGILNGSRQGQNIDAHDYVFRLNGAVIKGFENDVGTKISFYGFTVNTMKNSLISYSNVGFTSVPQGQHLRYIFIPSDIRDYMMLRSAILGVRVPEGTDKGDRPQTYFGPDSSAGKFKLLHPDFISYLRERLAPMDSSPATTRNFLTTISIE; encoded by the exons ATGGGGCTCCAGCGTGGCCGGCTCTGCTGGCCGCTGCTCCTGCTCGCGGCTGCCGGCTCCGGGATCCTGGTCGCCCTGTACTCGACGGTGGAGTTGCACCTGGGGCCCCGCACCGGAGCCAG GAACTCTACGTCATCGTCGCAAGCTTTCTTTGGACCCAAGGCATCAAATTCTGGGACAAGAAAG AACCTGCTCTGTCAACATGCACTTTCCCTCGCCGTTCAGCGGCACCCTCGCTTCCAGAATCTGTTTAACCTCTCCACTCCAGTGCTGCTGTCGGGGGACCTCTTCACCCAGCAGCTCTGGGACAGCCTGAGCCAGCACAAAGCCCCCTACGGCTGGCAGGGGCTCTCCCACCAAG ccatcacctccaccctcaGCCTCCTGAACGGCTCGGAGAGCACAAGGCTGTTCGCGGTCTCTAGGGAGCTGCTTCCTGGCTGCATCCGGTGTGCCGTGGTGGGTAACGGAGGCATTCTGAATGGCTCCCGCCAGGGTCAGAACATTGATGCCCATGACTACGTGTTCAG ACTCAATGGTGCGGTGATCAAAGGCTTCGAGAATGACGTGGGCACCAAGATTTCCTTCTATGGTTTCACCGTGAACACAATGAAGAACTCCCTCATCTCCTACTCGAACGTGGGCTTCACCTCTGTGCCGCAGGGACAG CACCTGCGCTATATCTTCATCCCCTCGGACATCCGTGACTACATGATGCTGAGATCCGCCATCCTGGGTGTGCGTGTCCCGGAGGGCACTGATAAAGGAGACAG GCCTCAGACCTACTTTGGACCGGACTCCTCTGCCGGCAAATTCAAGCTACTCCATCCAGACTTCATCAGCTACCTGAGAGAGAG GTTAGCGCCTATGGATTCATCACCAGCAACTACCAGAAATTTTCTGACCACTATTTCGATCGAATGA
- the ST6GALNAC2 gene encoding alpha-N-acetylgalactosaminide alpha-2,6-sialyltransferase 2 isoform X5, with protein MGLQRGRLCWPLLLLAAAGSGILVALYSTVELHLGPRTGARNSTSSSQAFFGPKASNSGTRKNLLCQHALSLAVQRHPRFQNLFNLSTPVLLSGDLFTQQLWDSLSQHKAPYGWQGLSHQAITSTLSLLNGSESTRLFAVSRELLPGCIRCAVVGNGGILNGSRQGQNIDAHDYVFRLNGAVIKGFENDVGTKISFYGFTVNTMKNSLISYSNVGFTSVPQGQHLRYIFIPSDIRDYMMLRSAILGVRVPEGTDKGDRPQTYFGPDSSAGKFKLLHPDFISYLRERFLKSKLINTKFGDLYMPSTGALMLLTALHTCDQVSAYGFITSNYQKFSDHYFDRMKKPLIFYANHDLSLEATLWRDLHKAGILWLYQR; from the exons ATGGGGCTCCAGCGTGGCCGGCTCTGCTGGCCGCTGCTCCTGCTCGCGGCTGCCGGCTCCGGGATCCTGGTCGCCCTGTACTCGACGGTGGAGTTGCACCTGGGGCCCCGCACCGGAGCCAG GAACTCTACGTCATCGTCGCAAGCTTTCTTTGGACCCAAGGCATCAAATTCTGGGACAAGAAAG AACCTGCTCTGTCAACATGCACTTTCCCTCGCCGTTCAGCGGCACCCTCGCTTCCAGAATCTGTTTAACCTCTCCACTCCAGTGCTGCTGTCGGGGGACCTCTTCACCCAGCAGCTCTGGGACAGCCTGAGCCAGCACAAAGCCCCCTACGGCTGGCAGGGGCTCTCCCACCAAG ccatcacctccaccctcaGCCTCCTGAACGGCTCGGAGAGCACAAGGCTGTTCGCGGTCTCTAGGGAGCTGCTTCCTGGCTGCATCCGGTGTGCCGTGGTGGGTAACGGAGGCATTCTGAATGGCTCCCGCCAGGGTCAGAACATTGATGCCCATGACTACGTGTTCAG ACTCAATGGTGCGGTGATCAAAGGCTTCGAGAATGACGTGGGCACCAAGATTTCCTTCTATGGTTTCACCGTGAACACAATGAAGAACTCCCTCATCTCCTACTCGAACGTGGGCTTCACCTCTGTGCCGCAGGGACAG CACCTGCGCTATATCTTCATCCCCTCGGACATCCGTGACTACATGATGCTGAGATCCGCCATCCTGGGTGTGCGTGTCCCGGAGGGCACTGATAAAGGAGACAG GCCTCAGACCTACTTTGGACCGGACTCCTCTGCCGGCAAATTCAAGCTACTCCATCCAGACTTCATCAGCTACCTGAGAGAGAG GTTTTTGAAATCAAAGTTGATTAACACAAAATTTGGAGACCTATACATGCCTAGTACTGGGGCCCTCATGTTGCTGACAGCTTTGCATACCTGTGACCAG GTTAGCGCCTATGGATTCATCACCAGCAACTACCAGAAATTTTCTGACCACTATTTCGATCGAATGAAGAAGCCACTGATATTCTACGCAAACCACGACCTGTCCCTGGAAGCCACCCTTTGGAGGGACCTGCACAAGGCTGGCATCCTTTGGTTGTACCAGCGGTGA
- the ST6GALNAC2 gene encoding alpha-N-acetylgalactosaminide alpha-2,6-sialyltransferase 2 isoform X6, with product MGLQRGRLCWPLLLLAAAGSGILVALYSTVELHLGPRTGARNSTSSSQAFFGPKASNSGTRKNLLCQHALSLAVQRHPRFQNLFNLSTPVLLSGDLFTQQLWDSLSQHKAPYGWQGLSHQDVLHPLCLSRGAWCQASAGAGCQEESREGPSAPHGAPPCPTAITSTLSLLNGSESTRLFAVSRELLPGCIRCAVVGNGGILNGSRQGQNIDAHDYVFRLNGAVIKGFENDVGTKISFYGFTVNTMKNSLISYSNVGFTSVPQGQHLRYIFIPSDIRDYMMLRSAILGVRVPEGTDKGDRPQTYFGPDSSAGKFKLLHPDFISYLRERLAPMDSSPATTRNFLTTISIE from the exons ATGGGGCTCCAGCGTGGCCGGCTCTGCTGGCCGCTGCTCCTGCTCGCGGCTGCCGGCTCCGGGATCCTGGTCGCCCTGTACTCGACGGTGGAGTTGCACCTGGGGCCCCGCACCGGAGCCAG GAACTCTACGTCATCGTCGCAAGCTTTCTTTGGACCCAAGGCATCAAATTCTGGGACAAGAAAG AACCTGCTCTGTCAACATGCACTTTCCCTCGCCGTTCAGCGGCACCCTCGCTTCCAGAATCTGTTTAACCTCTCCACTCCAGTGCTGCTGTCGGGGGACCTCTTCACCCAGCAGCTCTGGGACAGCCTGAGCCAGCACAAAGCCCCCTACGGCTGGCAGGGGCTCTCCCACCAAG ACGTCCTCCACCCTCTGTGCCTCTCGAGAGGGGCCTGGTGTCAGGCCTCAGCAGGTGCAGGGTGCCAGGAAGAGTCTCGAGAAGGCCCCAGTGCCCCTCATGGTGCCCCACCTTGTCCCACAgccatcacctccaccctcaGCCTCCTGAACGGCTCGGAGAGCACAAGGCTGTTCGCGGTCTCTAGGGAGCTGCTTCCTGGCTGCATCCGGTGTGCCGTGGTGGGTAACGGAGGCATTCTGAATGGCTCCCGCCAGGGTCAGAACATTGATGCCCATGACTACGTGTTCAG ACTCAATGGTGCGGTGATCAAAGGCTTCGAGAATGACGTGGGCACCAAGATTTCCTTCTATGGTTTCACCGTGAACACAATGAAGAACTCCCTCATCTCCTACTCGAACGTGGGCTTCACCTCTGTGCCGCAGGGACAG CACCTGCGCTATATCTTCATCCCCTCGGACATCCGTGACTACATGATGCTGAGATCCGCCATCCTGGGTGTGCGTGTCCCGGAGGGCACTGATAAAGGAGACAG GCCTCAGACCTACTTTGGACCGGACTCCTCTGCCGGCAAATTCAAGCTACTCCATCCAGACTTCATCAGCTACCTGAGAGAGAG GTTAGCGCCTATGGATTCATCACCAGCAACTACCAGAAATTTTCTGACCACTATTTCGATCGAATGA
- the ST6GALNAC2 gene encoding alpha-N-acetylgalactosaminide alpha-2,6-sialyltransferase 2 isoform X4, whose protein sequence is MGLQRGRLCWPLLLLAAAGSGILVALYSTVELHLGPRTGARNSTSSSQAFFGPKASNSGTRKNLLCQHALSLAVQRHPRFQNLFNLSTPVLLSGDLFTQQLWDSLSQHKAPYGWQGLSHQDVLHPLCLSRGAWCQASAGAGCQEESREGPSAPHGAPPCPTAITSTLSLLNGSESTRLFAVSRELLPGCIRCAVVGNGGILNGSRQGQNIDAHDYVFRLNGAVIKGFENDVGTKISFYGFTVNTMKNSLISYSNVGFTSVPQGQHLRYIFIPSDIRDYMMLRSAILGVRVPEGTDKGDSPAPTGPSTATAPAPSTSPRSTTALAAPFTSIVGPRPQTYFGPDSSAGKFKLLHPDFISYLRERLAPMDSSPATTRNFLTTISIE, encoded by the exons ATGGGGCTCCAGCGTGGCCGGCTCTGCTGGCCGCTGCTCCTGCTCGCGGCTGCCGGCTCCGGGATCCTGGTCGCCCTGTACTCGACGGTGGAGTTGCACCTGGGGCCCCGCACCGGAGCCAG GAACTCTACGTCATCGTCGCAAGCTTTCTTTGGACCCAAGGCATCAAATTCTGGGACAAGAAAG AACCTGCTCTGTCAACATGCACTTTCCCTCGCCGTTCAGCGGCACCCTCGCTTCCAGAATCTGTTTAACCTCTCCACTCCAGTGCTGCTGTCGGGGGACCTCTTCACCCAGCAGCTCTGGGACAGCCTGAGCCAGCACAAAGCCCCCTACGGCTGGCAGGGGCTCTCCCACCAAG ACGTCCTCCACCCTCTGTGCCTCTCGAGAGGGGCCTGGTGTCAGGCCTCAGCAGGTGCAGGGTGCCAGGAAGAGTCTCGAGAAGGCCCCAGTGCCCCTCATGGTGCCCCACCTTGTCCCACAgccatcacctccaccctcaGCCTCCTGAACGGCTCGGAGAGCACAAGGCTGTTCGCGGTCTCTAGGGAGCTGCTTCCTGGCTGCATCCGGTGTGCCGTGGTGGGTAACGGAGGCATTCTGAATGGCTCCCGCCAGGGTCAGAACATTGATGCCCATGACTACGTGTTCAG ACTCAATGGTGCGGTGATCAAAGGCTTCGAGAATGACGTGGGCACCAAGATTTCCTTCTATGGTTTCACCGTGAACACAATGAAGAACTCCCTCATCTCCTACTCGAACGTGGGCTTCACCTCTGTGCCGCAGGGACAG CACCTGCGCTATATCTTCATCCCCTCGGACATCCGTGACTACATGATGCTGAGATCCGCCATCCTGGGTGTGCGTGTCCCGGAGGGCACTGATAAAGGAGACAG CCCCGCCCCTACCGGTCCATCCACCGCCACCGCCCCAGCGCCTTCCACCTCTCCTCGCTCCACGACGGCTCTGGCCGCTCCGTTCACTTCTATCGTGGGTCCTAGGCCTCAGACCTACTTTGGACCGGACTCCTCTGCCGGCAAATTCAAGCTACTCCATCCAGACTTCATCAGCTACCTGAGAGAGAG GTTAGCGCCTATGGATTCATCACCAGCAACTACCAGAAATTTTCTGACCACTATTTCGATCGAATGA